In a genomic window of Pseudomonas putida:
- a CDS encoding putative selenate ABC transporter substrate-binding protein: MLKRTLALAVGLTLTVSTLLAQAAETLKVSAIPDEAPTELLRKFKPLGAYLEQQLGMKVEFVPVSDYPAVVEALATDRIDLAWLGGFTFVQARLKTGNAIPLVQREQDAKFTSKFITADPNVKSLADLKGKSFAFGSVSSTSGSLMPRYFMLKDGIKPETYFSRVGYSGAHDATVAWVQAGKVDAGVLNASVWEKLVAAGKVDTDKVKVFATTPAYFDYNWTVRGTLDPALANKIKAAFLALDPAKPSDKEILDLQAASRFIETSPDNYKGIEEAARAADLLK, from the coding sequence ATGCTCAAGCGTACCCTGGCTCTGGCTGTCGGCCTGACCCTGACTGTCTCTACCCTGCTCGCCCAGGCCGCGGAGACGCTGAAGGTCAGCGCCATCCCCGATGAGGCCCCCACCGAACTGCTGCGCAAATTCAAGCCATTGGGCGCCTATCTGGAGCAGCAACTGGGCATGAAGGTCGAGTTCGTGCCGGTGAGTGATTACCCGGCGGTGGTCGAGGCGCTGGCCACCGACCGCATCGACCTGGCCTGGCTCGGCGGCTTCACCTTTGTCCAGGCACGCTTGAAGACCGGCAATGCCATCCCGTTGGTGCAGCGTGAACAGGACGCCAAGTTCACCAGCAAATTCATCACCGCCGACCCGAACGTCAAATCCCTTGCGGACCTCAAGGGCAAGTCCTTCGCTTTCGGCTCGGTGTCGTCCACCTCGGGCAGCCTGATGCCGCGCTACTTCATGCTCAAGGACGGGATCAAGCCGGAGACCTACTTCAGCCGCGTCGGCTATTCCGGTGCCCATGACGCCACCGTCGCCTGGGTGCAGGCCGGCAAGGTCGATGCCGGGGTGCTGAACGCCAGTGTCTGGGAAAAACTGGTGGCCGCCGGCAAGGTCGATACCGACAAGGTCAAGGTGTTCGCCACCACCCCGGCGTACTTCGATTACAACTGGACCGTGCGCGGCACACTCGACCCGGCGCTGGCGAACAAGATCAAGGCCGCGTTCCTCGCACTTGATCCGGCGAAACCTTCGGACAAGGAGATTCTCGACCTGCAGGCCGCCAGCCGCTTCATCGAGACCAGCCCCGAC
- a CDS encoding TonB-dependent receptor family protein yields MPSPKSLPAALLGLTLACPAVAQAEGLELGQVLIGAEDRQGEDQSVEEAQARLAQVPGGTNVVDMRRPLQGRVASNQDVLAYQPGVYAQSSGNEGVKISIRGSGINRAPGAHASGLYTMLDGLPLTGPGGTPYELLEPLWLDHVEVLRGANGFDRGALALGGAIDYVSHTGYNAPKLQVRYATGSHGYQQRQVSSGQVLGNFDYYMAATDAQSDGYQDHTQSESQGLIANFGYRFNPNLETRFYLRYRETDNDLAGRVTKHSIEHDPRAANPTYVLRDDSRKQPGSTFIGNKTTFYIDDDSSIQTGLVYHDYPMDLREGPNLLKVAYTDVSGTFDYKRRDTLWGLQSNSTVGLRVTKHLPNDGASESVRIPTGNTAGFAPGTPMRNFTYQGSDTVLHGGNDLEIADDLWLTTGLAAIYTRRESAVTYPDGGGKTSMGDWDYAPRVGLRYQLTPDVQVFGNLSRSVEAPHPWSLIYSANQRFPAGSGPATGTQRDPVELQNQTATTLELGGRGDSRIGQWSLSWYYSQVRHELLSVLPDANATTPYELNASPTVHQGVEAGLQSDLWSAADGGRLSLRQAYTFSDFHYRDDDRFGDNRLPGLPMHYYQGELRYDWAQGFFAAVNTQLVSKVAVDYANSYYADPYALFGATLGFNAPKGDWQTWLDIRNLTDKHYAATVTPGYDDKGLDAARSTPGEGFGAYVGVSWSLL; encoded by the coding sequence ATGCCCTCGCCCAAATCCCTGCCCGCCGCGTTGCTCGGCCTGACGCTGGCCTGTCCGGCCGTGGCGCAGGCCGAGGGTCTGGAGTTGGGGCAGGTGTTGATCGGGGCTGAGGATCGTCAGGGCGAGGATCAGTCTGTCGAAGAGGCACAGGCACGCCTGGCGCAGGTGCCGGGCGGGACCAACGTGGTGGATATGCGTCGCCCGCTGCAAGGGCGGGTGGCGAGCAATCAGGATGTGTTGGCCTATCAGCCGGGGGTCTATGCCCAGTCTTCGGGCAACGAAGGGGTGAAGATTTCGATTCGCGGCTCGGGAATCAACCGCGCACCCGGCGCGCATGCTTCGGGGTTGTACACGATGCTCGACGGCCTGCCGCTGACCGGCCCGGGTGGTACGCCTTACGAGTTGCTGGAGCCGCTGTGGCTCGATCATGTGGAGGTGCTGCGCGGCGCCAATGGCTTTGATCGCGGGGCGTTGGCTCTGGGCGGGGCCATCGACTACGTCAGCCATACCGGTTACAACGCGCCGAAATTGCAGGTGCGTTACGCCACGGGCAGTCATGGCTATCAGCAGCGTCAGGTCAGTTCCGGACAGGTGCTCGGTAACTTCGATTACTACATGGCCGCCACCGATGCGCAGTCCGACGGTTATCAGGACCACACCCAGAGCGAGAGCCAGGGCCTGATCGCCAACTTCGGTTATCGCTTCAACCCGAATCTGGAAACGCGTTTTTATCTGCGCTACCGCGAGACCGACAACGACCTGGCCGGTCGCGTGACCAAGCACTCCATCGAGCACGATCCGCGCGCGGCGAACCCGACCTATGTACTGCGCGATGACAGTCGCAAGCAGCCGGGCAGCACGTTCATCGGCAACAAGACCACCTTCTATATCGATGATGATTCGAGCATTCAGACGGGGCTGGTTTACCACGACTACCCGATGGACCTGCGCGAAGGACCGAACCTCTTGAAGGTGGCGTACACCGATGTCAGCGGCACCTTCGACTACAAGCGCCGCGACACGCTGTGGGGCCTGCAGAGCAATAGCACGGTGGGCTTGCGGGTGACCAAGCATCTGCCGAACGATGGTGCCAGCGAGAGCGTACGAATCCCCACGGGCAACACCGCCGGTTTTGCTCCGGGCACGCCCATGCGCAACTTCACCTATCAGGGTTCGGACACGGTCCTGCATGGGGGCAATGACCTGGAGATCGCCGACGACCTGTGGCTGACCACCGGGCTGGCGGCCATCTACACCCGCCGGGAGAGCGCGGTGACCTATCCCGATGGCGGTGGCAAGACCAGCATGGGCGATTGGGATTACGCGCCGCGGGTGGGTCTGCGTTATCAGTTGACGCCGGATGTGCAGGTGTTCGGCAACCTCAGTCGCTCGGTGGAGGCGCCGCATCCGTGGTCGCTGATCTACAGCGCCAACCAGCGCTTCCCGGCGGGCAGCGGTCCGGCCACCGGGACCCAGCGTGATCCGGTCGAGTTGCAGAACCAGACCGCGACCACCCTGGAACTGGGTGGCCGTGGCGATAGCCGGATCGGGCAATGGAGCCTGTCCTGGTATTACTCGCAGGTGCGGCATGAGCTGCTCTCGGTATTGCCCGACGCCAACGCCACCACGCCTTATGAACTCAATGCCAGCCCTACGGTGCACCAAGGCGTGGAAGCTGGCTTGCAGAGTGATCTGTGGTCGGCGGCCGATGGCGGTCGCTTGAGCTTGCGCCAGGCTTATACCTTCAGTGACTTCCACTACCGCGATGATGATCGTTTCGGCGACAACCGATTGCCGGGGCTGCCGATGCACTACTACCAGGGCGAGTTGCGCTACGACTGGGCGCAGGGATTCTTTGCCGCGGTGAATACGCAACTGGTGTCGAAGGTGGCGGTGGATTATGCCAACAGCTACTACGCCGATCCGTATGCGCTGTTTGGCGCGACCCTGGGTTTCAATGCACCCAAGGGCGACTGGCAGACCTGGCTGGATATTCGCAACCTGACCGACAAGCACTACGCCGCGACGGTGACACCGGGGTATGACGACAAGGGACTGGATGCGGCGCGGTCGACGCCGGGTGAAGGGTTTGGGGCGTATGTCGGGGTGTCGTGGAGTTTGCTGTGA
- a CDS encoding MFS transporter produces MTSTATQQVSPQTLRKVIVAAGIGNFVEWFDFAVYGFLATTIAQQFFPSTDASAALLKTFAVFAVAFAFRPLGGIFFGMLGDRIGRKRTLAATILLMAAATTLIGLLPTYAAIGVAAPILLSLIRCAQGFSAGGEYAGACAYLMEHAPNDKRAWYGSFIPVSTFAAFASAAVLAFALEASLSAEAMASWGWRLPFLVAAPLGLVGLYLRWKLDETPAFQAVTQEHDVAHSPLKETLRNHGAAMCCLGAFVSLTALSFYMFTTYFATYLQVAGGLSRATSLLVSLIALVFAALICPVAGLYSDRVGRRRTVMTACGLLIVVVYPSFLMASSGSFAGSVVGVMLLAVGAVLCNVVTAALLSETFPTRTRYTASAVTYNMAYTLFGGTAPLMATWLISTTGSNLSPAFYLMAVALLGLAGGLALRETSRISLHDVPTQESGSAKAVEA; encoded by the coding sequence ATGACGAGCACAGCTACGCAGCAGGTCAGCCCGCAAACCCTACGCAAAGTGATTGTCGCGGCCGGCATCGGCAATTTTGTCGAGTGGTTCGACTTTGCTGTCTATGGCTTTTTGGCCACGACCATCGCCCAACAATTTTTCCCCAGTACCGATGCCAGCGCGGCGTTGCTCAAGACCTTTGCGGTGTTCGCGGTGGCCTTTGCGTTTCGCCCACTGGGCGGGATTTTCTTTGGCATGCTGGGGGACAGGATCGGGCGCAAGCGCACGCTGGCGGCGACGATTCTGTTGATGGCGGCGGCCACGACCTTGATCGGGTTGTTGCCGACCTATGCGGCGATCGGGGTGGCGGCGCCGATTCTGTTGTCGCTGATTCGCTGTGCCCAGGGCTTTTCCGCAGGCGGTGAGTATGCGGGGGCCTGCGCCTATCTGATGGAGCATGCGCCGAATGACAAGCGCGCCTGGTATGGCAGCTTCATTCCGGTGTCGACCTTTGCCGCCTTTGCTTCGGCGGCGGTGCTGGCGTTTGCGCTGGAAGCGTCGTTGTCGGCCGAGGCGATGGCGAGTTGGGGTTGGCGCCTGCCGTTCCTGGTGGCGGCTCCGTTGGGGCTGGTCGGGCTTTACTTGCGCTGGAAGCTGGATGAGACGCCGGCGTTCCAGGCAGTGACTCAGGAGCACGACGTGGCCCACTCGCCGCTCAAGGAAACTTTGCGCAATCACGGTGCGGCGATGTGCTGCCTGGGCGCTTTTGTGTCGCTGACGGCGTTGTCGTTTTACATGTTCACCACTTACTTCGCGACGTATCTGCAGGTGGCCGGGGGGCTGAGTCGGGCGACGTCGTTGCTGGTGTCGTTGATCGCCCTGGTGTTCGCAGCGCTGATTTGCCCGGTGGCCGGGTTGTATTCGGATCGGGTCGGGCGACGCAGGACGGTGATGACGGCTTGCGGGTTGCTGATTGTGGTGGTGTATCCGTCGTTTCTGATGGCCAGTTCCGGGTCGTTTGCCGGGTCGGTGGTTGGGGTGATGTTGCTGGCCGTTGGGGCGGTGTTGTGCAATGTGGTTACTGCTGCCCTGCTCTCGGAAACCTTTCCGACGCGGACCCGGTATACGGCGTCGGCGGTGACTTACAACATGGCGTACACCTTGTTTGGCGGGACAGCGCCGTTGATGGCGACGTGGTTGATCAGCACGACGGGGAGCAATTTGTCGCCGGCGTTTTATTTGATGGCGGTGGCGTTGTTGGGGTTGGCGGGTGGGTTGGCGTTGCGCGAGACGTCGCGGATATCCCTGCATGATGTGCCCACGCAAGAGAGCGGTTCCGCCAAGGCTGTCGAGGCCTGA